A genomic stretch from Microtus pennsylvanicus isolate mMicPen1 chromosome 9, mMicPen1.hap1, whole genome shotgun sequence includes:
- the LOC142857859 gene encoding LOW QUALITY PROTEIN: WW domain-binding protein 2-like (The sequence of the model RefSeq protein was modified relative to this genomic sequence to represent the inferred CDS: deleted 1 base in 1 codon), whose protein sequence is MALNKNHSEGGGVIVNNTESILMTYDHVELTFNDMKNVPEAFKGTKKGTVYLTPYRVIFLSKGKDAMQSFMMPFYLMKDCEIKQPVFGANFIKGTVKAEAGGGWEGAASYKLTFTAGGAIEFGQRMLQVASQASRGEAPNGAYGYPYMPSGAYVFPPPVANGMYPCPPGYPYPPPPPEFYPGPPMMDGAMGYVQPPPPPYPGPMEPPVSGPSAPSTPAAEAKAAEAAASAYYNPGNPHNVYMPTSQPPPPPYYPPEDKKTQ, encoded by the exons ATGGCGCTCAACAAGAATCACTCAGAGGGTGGCGGAGTGATCGTCAacaacactgagagcatcctgaTGACCTATGACCATGTGGAGCTCACATTCAATGACATGAAGAATGTGCCAGAGGCCTTCAAAGGGACCAAGAAAGGCACCGTCTATCTAACCCCGTACCGGGTCATCTTTCTGTCTAAGGGGAAGGATGCCATG CAGTCCTTTATGATGCCCTTCTATCTGATGAAGGACTGTGAGATCAAGCAGCCGGTGTTTGGTGCCAACTTCATTAAGGGGACAgtgaaggctgaagcaggaggtggCTGGGAAGGCGCAGCTTCCTACAAGTTGACCTTCACAGCAGGGGGCGCCATTGAGTTTGGGCAGCGGATGCTCCAGGTGGCGTCTCAAGCCTCCAGAGGTGAAGCCCCTAATGGAGCCTATGGGTACCCTTACATGCCCAGCGGGGCCTATGTCTTTCCCCCGCCAGTCGCCAATGGAATGTACCCCTGCCCTCCTGGCTACCCCTACCCACCGCCCCCACCTGAGTTCTATCCGGGACCTCCCATGATGGATGGAGCCATGGGATATGTACAGCCCCCACCGCCACCCTATCCTGGGCCCATGGAGCCTCCAGTCAGCGGCCCCAGTGCCCCCTCCACTCCCGCAGCTGAGGCTAAGGCTGCCGAAGCAGCTGCCAGCGCCTATTACAACCCAGGCAACCCACACAATGTCTACATGCCCACGAGCCAGCCTCCGCCGCCACCCTACTACCCCCCAGAGGACAAGAAGACCCAGTAG